In Fibrobacterota bacterium, one genomic interval encodes:
- a CDS encoding membrane integrity-associated transporter subunit PqiC: MNRALPLRHPARAAAVLILSLLSGCYWGKVQETKYYVLDYVPTPPPERIQKGPYPFVLRLRDCEIAEAYRRSQIVYRQSANQMQFYGLHLWAVDPDRMMTDLALKHLKAAQLFDNVTRTVENFVPDFYLSCNVQAIEEFDSKEQVYSHLAIEYQLENAKTNVITWKKLYDLRKAVVQPEPIYVVRELSALAETINDRLVQELDVVLDEAKYKKQEKTDSVRADTAAHGAAGPERQAGPAAPGPVREAGKAKR, encoded by the coding sequence ATGAACCGCGCCCTTCCCCTCCGCCATCCCGCCCGCGCCGCGGCCGTCCTGATCTTGTCGCTCCTTTCCGGATGCTACTGGGGCAAGGTCCAGGAGACGAAGTATTACGTGCTCGACTACGTGCCTACGCCCCCGCCCGAGCGCATCCAGAAGGGCCCCTACCCGTTCGTCCTGCGCCTGCGGGACTGCGAAATCGCCGAAGCCTACCGGCGCAGCCAGATCGTCTACCGTCAATCCGCCAACCAGATGCAGTTCTACGGGCTGCACCTGTGGGCCGTCGATCCCGACCGGATGATGACCGACCTGGCGCTGAAGCATTTGAAGGCCGCCCAGCTCTTCGACAATGTCACCCGCACGGTGGAGAACTTCGTTCCCGACTTCTACCTCTCCTGCAACGTGCAAGCCATCGAGGAGTTCGACAGCAAGGAGCAGGTGTATTCCCATCTCGCCATCGAATACCAGCTCGAGAACGCCAAGACCAACGTGATCACCTGGAAGAAGCTCTACGACCTGCGCAAGGCGGTGGTCCAACCGGAACCGATCTACGTGGTCCGGGAGCTGTCGGCGCTGGCGGAAACCATTAACGATCGCCTGGTGCAGGAATTGGACGTGGTGCTGGACGAGGCCAAGTACAAGAAGCAGGAGAAGACCGACAGCGTACGGGCCGATACGGCCGCCCACGGCGCCGCGGGCCCCGAGCGGCAAGCCGGCCCAGCGGCTCCCGGTCCCGTCCGCGAGGCCGGGAAGGCCAAGCGCTGA
- a CDS encoding MCE family protein — MDVSRAEKARLGIFLIGTAVLLVVVIFALVGKKIFTKKVPYFTRLSETVSGLELGTPVKQNGVDVGNIVAILTDTTDVTRSVVRFEVNKGTPVKQDMVASMGSYGITGLKYLELTGGSYSAPDVPPGGEIRSELSTLGKLTQRADSIAYKIDRLLGNVLALTESQGRAQLEKLVNSSVNLAGSLDSLTSDIARIRPGRRIDAILADAEAATSTLKDKIKKAEIDETVHEYRKLAEGAGDVAQKMDITILRVQEDLSQSMNNLKETMKNMNAFSRQIRENPSVLLRSEEKQERHK, encoded by the coding sequence ATGGACGTGAGCCGCGCGGAAAAAGCCCGCTTGGGTATCTTCCTGATCGGAACGGCCGTTTTGCTGGTGGTGGTGATCTTCGCCTTGGTTGGCAAAAAGATTTTCACCAAGAAGGTGCCCTACTTCACCCGCCTGTCGGAAACGGTGAGCGGGCTGGAGCTCGGGACTCCCGTGAAACAGAACGGCGTGGACGTGGGAAACATCGTCGCCATCCTGACCGACACGACGGATGTCACGCGGTCGGTCGTGCGATTCGAGGTAAACAAGGGCACCCCCGTTAAGCAGGACATGGTGGCCAGCATGGGCAGCTATGGAATCACCGGACTGAAATACCTGGAGCTCACCGGGGGCAGCTACTCCGCCCCGGACGTGCCGCCCGGCGGCGAGATACGCTCTGAACTATCGACCTTGGGGAAACTCACGCAACGGGCCGATTCCATCGCCTACAAGATCGATCGACTGCTCGGGAACGTGCTGGCCCTGACCGAGTCCCAGGGACGGGCCCAACTCGAGAAGCTGGTGAACAGTTCGGTGAACCTGGCAGGCAGCCTGGACAGCCTCACCTCGGATATCGCCCGCATCCGTCCGGGGCGGCGCATCGACGCGATCTTGGCCGATGCGGAAGCGGCTACCTCCACGCTCAAGGACAAAATCAAGAAAGCGGAAATCGATGAGACCGTCCATGAATACCGCAAGCTGGCGGAAGGCGCGGGAGACGTCGCCCAGAAGATGGACATCACGATTCTCCGCGTCCAAGAGGACTTGTCGCAATCGATGAATAACCTGAAGGAGACCATGAAGAACATGAACGCCTTCAGCCGCCAGATCCGGGAGAATCCCTCGGTTCTGTTGCGCAGCGAAGAGAAGCAGGAGCGCCACAAATGA
- a CDS encoding glycosyltransferase, whose protein sequence is MPRSRIGLVGPDASQPCGIADYVGRLAAVLAAECDLAFVPFRHALASPRLESCQAILVHYERSLVPDPGFLIRLGARFPGRMFVVPHEVYAEDPFAFPYADLRAGFPPLLWLKRAIYRWKHREFARERRLQAAGYAAHRVIPLSGPNAAILGPLAPGKVLEPVPHAFYAPSVASPVVRKEDYFPRRPKSIIGIFGFLNPASDYAQVFDLLATLDPGTALLILGGERSASGMQERLEHEAAARGLSDRVRVTGWLPPERVGSHLSLCDLFVSPMRFKSNSGSLLHLLHLGRPILVPDLPLTRWLQAEGAPVDLYRDGTELRGLALGYLEGKVQPPANRYRWDFPTVARAYLRAMGVG, encoded by the coding sequence ATGCCCCGTTCGCGCATCGGCCTCGTCGGCCCCGACGCATCCCAACCCTGCGGCATCGCCGATTACGTCGGAAGATTGGCCGCCGTCCTGGCGGCCGAATGCGATCTGGCCTTCGTACCCTTCCGGCACGCGCTGGCTTCGCCCCGATTGGAATCGTGCCAAGCCATCCTCGTGCATTACGAAAGGTCCTTGGTTCCCGATCCCGGTTTCCTGATCCGCTTGGGGGCGCGCTTTCCCGGCCGGATGTTCGTGGTTCCGCATGAAGTCTACGCGGAAGATCCCTTCGCCTTCCCTTACGCCGATCTGCGCGCGGGTTTCCCGCCCTTGCTCTGGTTGAAGCGCGCCATCTATCGATGGAAGCACCGGGAGTTCGCCCGTGAACGGCGGCTCCAAGCCGCGGGATATGCAGCCCATCGCGTGATTCCCCTATCGGGCCCCAACGCCGCCATCCTGGGCCCGCTGGCCCCCGGCAAGGTGCTTGAACCGGTCCCGCACGCCTTCTACGCGCCCTCCGTAGCCAGCCCGGTCGTGCGCAAGGAAGATTATTTCCCGCGTAGGCCTAAGTCCATCATAGGGATATTCGGATTCCTCAATCCGGCCTCGGATTATGCCCAGGTTTTCGATCTGCTGGCGACCCTCGATCCCGGGACGGCTTTATTGATCCTGGGCGGGGAACGATCCGCAAGCGGCATGCAGGAACGCCTCGAACACGAAGCGGCGGCGCGCGGCCTTTCCGATCGCGTTCGCGTCACGGGTTGGCTGCCTCCGGAACGGGTCGGGTCGCACTTAAGCTTATGCGATCTTTTCGTCAGCCCCATGCGCTTCAAGAGCAATAGCGGATCGTTGCTGCATCTGCTCCACTTGGGACGTCCCATCCTGGTTCCGGATTTGCCGCTTACGCGCTGGCTCCAAGCGGAAGGGGCTCCCGTGGATCTTTACCGCGATGGAACGGAACTCCGCGGACTAGCGCTGGGCTATCTGGAGGGAAAGGTTCAGCCGCCGGCCAATCGGTACCGTTGGGACTTCCCGACCGTGGCGCGGGCCTACCTCCGGGCCATGGGCGTTGGGTAG
- a CDS encoding serine acetyltransferase: MNKPLDKESLAAIAADLGRAVAGDHLCNISAVHRLPGREAVAQLVDQLLSILFPGVFGDQALREDELDAFLRDSLASARSALASHIVKALDYRASRNGPETAPAPEGGNGPRAMEITDRLLSNLPSIRRVLGEDLLAAYEGDPAAGSVVEVLMSYPFVQTISTHRLAHELYRDGVPLLPRMLSEVAHSRTGSDIHPGATIGPGFFIDHGTGVVIGETAVIGRGVKLYQGVTLGALSFKKDEDGNPIKGIKRHPNLEDGVTIYAGATVLGGKTTIGRNSVIGGNCWITSSVPPDTVVMSERARSQHK, encoded by the coding sequence GTGAATAAGCCCTTGGATAAAGAAAGCCTAGCCGCCATCGCCGCCGATCTGGGGCGCGCGGTGGCGGGCGATCATCTGTGCAACATCAGCGCCGTGCATCGGCTGCCCGGCCGCGAGGCCGTCGCCCAATTGGTGGATCAGCTTCTATCCATCCTGTTCCCGGGCGTATTCGGCGATCAGGCTTTGCGCGAGGACGAGTTGGATGCGTTCCTGCGGGACAGCCTGGCTTCGGCGCGTTCGGCCTTGGCTTCGCATATCGTCAAGGCCTTGGACTACCGGGCCTCCCGCAACGGGCCCGAAACCGCGCCTGCGCCGGAAGGCGGGAATGGCCCGCGCGCCATGGAAATCACCGATCGCCTCCTATCGAACCTTCCCTCCATCCGGCGCGTATTGGGCGAGGATTTGTTGGCGGCCTACGAAGGCGATCCCGCCGCCGGTTCGGTGGTGGAAGTACTGATGAGCTATCCGTTCGTGCAAACCATCTCGACCCATCGCCTGGCCCACGAGTTGTACCGCGACGGCGTCCCATTGCTTCCGCGCATGCTGAGCGAAGTGGCCCATTCCCGGACCGGCTCGGACATCCATCCCGGCGCGACCATCGGCCCGGGCTTCTTCATCGATCATGGTACGGGCGTGGTGATCGGCGAGACCGCCGTGATCGGCCGCGGGGTGAAGCTGTACCAGGGCGTGACCTTGGGGGCCCTGAGCTTCAAGAAGGACGAGGACGGGAATCCCATCAAGGGAATCAAGCGCCATCCCAACCTCGAAGACGGGGTGACCATCTATGCGGGGGCGACCGTGCTGGGCGGGAAGACCACCATCGGGCGCAACAGCGTGATCGGCGGTAACTGCTGGATTACCTCTTCGGTGCCGCCGGATACCGTGGTGATGTCGGAACGGGCGCGTTCGCAGCACAAATAG
- a CDS encoding dipeptide epimerase encodes MISHIEIFRLALPMEPFRIATELSTVAQNTFIRIHDGDGLVGMGECSAFPMLVGETQETCFAVAQDFARLLKGKDPFDIEGRMADLDRALAFNTTIKSAFDMALHDLAAKAAGVPLYRFLGGERKEIETDLTIGINAPDRMAETARDFVRKGVRIIKIKLGKDGEEDVERVRSIRAAVGPDIGLRIDANQGWDFDTALRCLRALEPCDVQFCEQPIHHHYDYLLPELRERSPIPIMADESVFNHHDAIRLIEAEAVDAINVKLAKSGGILEARRIAETAARYGIPCMLGGMLESRLALTAMAHLAMAQRNFAYYDLDTCLLGQLEDPVVGGARYRGYFLEVPDAPGIAADIDPAFLARCPGIVI; translated from the coding sequence ATGATTTCGCATATCGAGATCTTCCGGCTGGCGCTCCCCATGGAGCCGTTCCGGATCGCGACGGAACTCTCCACCGTCGCGCAGAACACCTTCATCCGCATCCACGACGGGGACGGGCTTGTTGGTATGGGGGAATGCTCCGCTTTCCCCATGCTGGTGGGAGAGACCCAGGAAACCTGCTTCGCGGTGGCCCAGGACTTCGCCCGGCTCCTCAAGGGAAAGGACCCCTTCGATATCGAGGGCCGCATGGCCGATCTGGACCGCGCCCTCGCCTTCAATACCACCATCAAAAGCGCTTTCGACATGGCCTTGCACGACCTCGCCGCCAAGGCCGCGGGCGTGCCCCTGTACCGCTTCCTGGGCGGGGAGCGTAAGGAAATCGAAACCGACCTCACCATAGGCATCAACGCGCCGGACCGCATGGCGGAGACGGCCCGCGATTTCGTCCGCAAGGGCGTGCGCATCATCAAGATCAAGCTGGGCAAGGACGGCGAGGAAGACGTGGAGAGGGTGCGTTCCATCCGCGCGGCGGTGGGCCCTGACATCGGGCTGCGCATCGACGCCAATCAAGGTTGGGATTTCGATACCGCCCTTCGCTGCCTCCGCGCCTTGGAGCCCTGCGACGTCCAGTTCTGCGAACAGCCCATCCACCACCATTACGATTACCTTCTGCCGGAGCTGCGCGAACGATCCCCCATCCCCATCATGGCCGATGAAAGCGTCTTCAACCACCACGATGCCATCCGCCTCATCGAGGCGGAAGCGGTGGATGCCATCAACGTTAAGCTCGCCAAATCGGGCGGCATCCTGGAAGCCCGGCGCATCGCGGAAACCGCCGCCCGCTACGGCATCCCCTGCATGCTGGGCGGCATGCTGGAAAGCCGCCTGGCCCTGACCGCCATGGCGCACCTCGCCATGGCCCAAAGGAATTTCGCGTACTACGACCTGGACACCTGCCTGCTGGGGCAGTTGGAAGATCCCGTGGTGGGCGGGGCCCGCTATCGCGGGTATTTTCTCGAAGTTCCCGATGCGCCGGGGATCGCCGCGGATATCGATCCCGCCTTCCTGGCGCGGTGCCCGGGCATCGTGATTTAA
- a CDS encoding ATP-binding cassette domain-containing protein, whose amino-acid sequence MDEGPKLVVKRLRAGYGGDPVLQDVSLTVQPREIRIVLGGSGCGKSTLLRNIIGLEKPLGGEIEILGSKVDWSQGQSPIEQLRRMGVLFQGGALLSSLTVGENVALPMRIHNPGLPPAVVEELVRIKLGQVKLEQAYDKAPNELSGGMRKRAALARAIVNDPELLFCDEPSAGLDPVTSRSLDELLLELRENLGITMVVVTHELDSIRTLCDRLTFLSQGKVICDSTLEEAERSGPQEVKDFLARKPEPHKAKGRVAVFNVEEG is encoded by the coding sequence ATGGACGAGGGGCCTAAATTAGTGGTGAAACGGTTGCGCGCCGGCTACGGCGGCGATCCGGTTTTGCAGGACGTATCCCTTACCGTCCAGCCCCGGGAGATCCGCATCGTGCTGGGCGGTTCCGGTTGCGGCAAGTCCACCCTGCTCAGGAACATCATCGGGTTGGAGAAACCGCTGGGGGGCGAGATCGAGATCCTGGGTTCCAAGGTGGATTGGAGCCAGGGCCAATCCCCGATCGAGCAGCTCCGCCGCATGGGCGTGCTCTTCCAAGGCGGCGCCCTGCTCTCCTCCCTGACCGTCGGGGAAAACGTGGCCTTGCCCATGCGTATCCATAACCCCGGGCTCCCGCCGGCCGTGGTGGAAGAACTGGTCCGCATCAAGCTGGGGCAAGTGAAACTCGAACAAGCCTACGATAAGGCGCCCAATGAGCTTTCGGGGGGCATGCGCAAGCGGGCCGCCTTGGCGCGCGCCATCGTGAACGATCCCGAACTCCTGTTCTGCGACGAGCCCTCGGCGGGACTCGACCCCGTCACTTCGCGTAGCCTGGACGAGCTGCTGCTCGAGTTGCGCGAGAACCTGGGGATCACCATGGTGGTGGTGACCCATGAGCTGGATTCCATCCGTACCTTGTGCGATCGCCTTACCTTCCTCTCCCAAGGAAAGGTTATTTGCGATAGCACCCTCGAGGAGGCCGAGCGTTCCGGGCCGCAAGAGGTGAAGGATTTCCTGGCGCGCAAGCCCGAGCCGCATAAGGCCAAGGGACGGGTGGCCGTATTCAATGTGGAGGAGGGCTGA
- a CDS encoding 4-phosphoerythronate dehydrogenase — protein sequence MRIFVDENIPMGREAFAAHGEVTLFAGRNLKRADLSAADALLVRSVTRVDAGLLEGTPVRFVGTATIGTDHIDQAWLASQGIGFASAPGCNANSVGEYLASALTWLAAEKGFALEGKTLGIIGWGHVGKRVEAKAAGLGLKVLRNDPPLEQSGGAPGVAFVSLERLLDECDILSLHVPLIKAGPHPTLELAGPDFFARLQRPIVLCNTCRGEVIDETALRQAHAAGRIRHLVLDVFAGEPRPDPALCAIADLVTPHIAGYSLPGKLNGTTQVAAAFRACFGFPDAWAPAYPHPSEDELAYVPGSDASFLRRCIASVYDVAEDDARLRSALREADPGKGFDRLRREYPIRHEFASYQVIGLPAEKRELRSRLQALGFRIR from the coding sequence ATGCGCATTTTCGTCGATGAAAACATTCCCATGGGCCGCGAGGCCTTCGCCGCCCATGGCGAGGTCACCCTTTTCGCCGGCCGCAACCTCAAGCGCGCCGACTTGTCCGCCGCCGACGCTCTCCTGGTCCGCTCCGTCACCCGCGTGGACGCCGGCCTTTTGGAAGGCACGCCCGTCCGCTTCGTGGGCACGGCCACCATCGGCACCGATCATATCGATCAGGCCTGGCTGGCATCGCAAGGTATCGGCTTCGCATCGGCTCCCGGTTGCAACGCCAACTCCGTAGGCGAATACCTGGCTTCCGCATTGACCTGGCTGGCCGCCGAAAAGGGTTTCGCGCTGGAAGGCAAGACGCTGGGGATTATCGGATGGGGGCATGTCGGGAAGCGCGTGGAAGCCAAGGCCGCGGGCCTGGGACTGAAGGTATTGCGCAACGATCCTCCCCTGGAGCAGTCCGGCGGCGCGCCCGGAGTCGCCTTCGTATCGCTGGAGCGATTGCTGGACGAGTGCGATATCCTGTCGCTGCACGTGCCTCTCATCAAGGCCGGCCCCCACCCCACCCTCGAACTGGCGGGCCCGGACTTCTTCGCGCGCCTCCAGCGCCCCATCGTCCTATGCAATACCTGCCGCGGCGAAGTGATCGACGAAACCGCCCTGCGCCAGGCCCATGCCGCCGGGCGCATCCGCCATCTCGTCCTCGACGTGTTCGCGGGGGAACCGAGGCCTGATCCGGCCCTCTGCGCGATCGCCGATCTCGTGACTCCGCATATCGCGGGGTATTCCCTGCCCGGCAAGCTCAACGGCACCACCCAGGTGGCCGCCGCCTTCCGTGCCTGCTTCGGATTCCCGGATGCCTGGGCGCCCGCCTACCCCCATCCTTCCGAAGACGAACTGGCGTACGTCCCGGGCAGCGACGCCTCCTTCCTCAGGCGATGCATCGCCTCCGTTTACGACGTGGCGGAAGACGATGCCCGTTTGCGTTCCGCCCTCCGCGAAGCCGATCCCGGCAAGGGATTCGATCGCTTGCGGCGCGAATATCCCATCCGTCACGAATTCGCATCATACCAAGTAATCGGGTTACCGGCGGAAAAGCGGGAGTTGCGTTCCCGGCTGCAAGCCCTGGGTTTCCGCATCCGCTGA